One Owenweeksia hongkongensis DSM 17368 genomic region harbors:
- a CDS encoding DEAD/DEAH box helicase encodes MTFDEFGLNDQLVEALGYMNFEKATEIQEKAIPIILQGSDIIGCAQTGTGKTAAFILPILHKIATSKTKGTNSLIVCPTRELAMQIDQQVQGLAYFTNTSSFAIYGGGDGISWEQERRALTDGVDIIIATPGRLLSHMNNGYADFSNIQHLILDEADRMLDIGFHDDIIKIIKELPAKKQSLMFSATMAPKIRKLAKEILHSPKEVNLAVSKPAAGVTQKVYLTFESQKTPMVKEILSDKDNFKSIIIFCSTKKKVEQLTRVLKSKNYSVEGVSSDYDQEKREAAILRFKARQTRIVVATDVLSRGIDIKDINLVINYDVPNDPEDYVHRIGRTARAETKGMAVTLVNEDDMYKFQRIEAFIENKFEKLPPSESLGKGPEWTESKPKKNRRKKPNYKKKPFGKKPGKKPENKPSKPKAN; translated from the coding sequence ATGACGTTTGACGAATTTGGGCTAAATGACCAATTGGTAGAAGCCCTTGGCTACATGAACTTTGAAAAGGCCACTGAGATTCAGGAAAAGGCCATTCCCATTATACTACAAGGAAGCGACATTATTGGCTGTGCCCAAACTGGCACAGGAAAAACTGCAGCTTTCATCCTTCCTATTTTGCATAAAATTGCCACTAGCAAAACCAAAGGAACCAATTCTTTAATAGTTTGCCCTACCCGCGAATTGGCAATGCAAATTGACCAACAAGTGCAAGGTCTCGCCTATTTCACCAATACCAGTTCATTTGCCATATATGGTGGTGGTGACGGCATCAGCTGGGAGCAAGAACGCAGAGCCTTGACTGATGGAGTAGATATTATCATCGCTACCCCGGGTCGCCTTCTTTCGCACATGAATAATGGCTATGCTGACTTTTCCAATATTCAACATCTAATTTTAGATGAGGCAGATAGAATGCTGGATATAGGCTTTCATGACGATATAATTAAAATCATTAAAGAACTACCAGCGAAGAAGCAAAGCTTGATGTTTAGCGCTACAATGGCTCCAAAAATCAGAAAGCTGGCTAAGGAGATTTTGCATAGTCCAAAAGAGGTGAATTTGGCTGTAAGTAAACCAGCTGCAGGAGTTACTCAAAAAGTATATCTCACATTTGAATCTCAAAAAACTCCTATGGTTAAAGAGATTTTGAGTGATAAAGACAATTTTAAAAGTATTATCATTTTTTGCTCCACGAAGAAAAAAGTGGAACAGCTGACACGCGTTTTAAAATCAAAAAACTACAGTGTAGAAGGCGTTTCTTCTGATTACGATCAAGAAAAGCGTGAAGCTGCAATTCTTAGGTTTAAAGCAAGGCAAACCAGAATTGTGGTAGCCACTGATGTGTTAAGCCGTGGTATTGACATTAAAGACATAAATCTTGTGATAAACTATGATGTGCCAAATGATCCCGAGGATTATGTGCATAGAATAGGCCGAACCGCCAGAGCAGAAACTAAAGGTATGGCCGTAACTCTGGTGAACGAGGATGATATGTACAAGTTTCAGCGTATTGAAGCTTTTATTGAAAACAAGTTTGAAAAGCTTCCTCCATCTGAATCATTAGGTAAAGGCCCGGAGTGGACGGAGTCTAAGCCAAAGAAGAACAGGCGTAAAAAGCCAAATTATAAAAAGAAGCCTTTCGGCAAAAAGCCAGGTAAGAAACCAGAAAATAAGCCTTCAAAACCTAAGGCAAACTAA
- a CDS encoding DUF1801 domain-containing protein, with amino-acid sequence MSELKTKKNDKDPMEFIASVENEKRKADSLVVMDLMEKITGEKGTMWGPSIVGYGSYHYKYASGREGDWMITGFSPRKQSLTLYIMPGFDRYEELMGKLGKYKTGKSCLYINKLEDVDIDVLEQLVSLSVKHMKKLT; translated from the coding sequence ATGTCAGAGTTAAAAACCAAAAAGAACGATAAAGATCCTATGGAGTTTATTGCTTCTGTAGAAAATGAAAAACGAAAAGCTGACAGCCTGGTAGTGATGGATCTGATGGAAAAGATAACAGGTGAAAAAGGAACTATGTGGGGCCCTAGTATTGTGGGGTATGGTTCTTATCATTACAAATATGCCAGTGGTCGTGAAGGTGATTGGATGATAACTGGATTTTCGCCACGCAAACAATCACTTACATTATATATAATGCCTGGTTTTGATAGATATGAAGAACTAATGGGTAAACTTGGAAAGTACAAAACCGGAAAATCCTGTTTGTATATCAATAAGCTTGAAGATGTTGACATAGATGTGCTTGAGCAGCTTGTTTCTCTTTCGGTGAAACACATGAAAAAGCTGACATAA
- a CDS encoding SatD family protein — MTSVIIGDIINSRNSETPKQWLNSLKTVLNEIGPEPKVWEIFRGDSFQVEVTDPKKALLTTLKIKAALRSAVNLDVRMAIGIGEKSYNATKITEANGDAFVRAGELFENLKKHTLALSSPWTDVDSQMNLNIELALLTIDNWTQNSAKTVQLSIAHPKATQSDLAKMLNISQSSVSERQKRAGFDEIMKMNQRYELLISQKLKEI, encoded by the coding sequence ATGACCAGTGTAATAATTGGAGACATCATAAATTCCCGAAATAGCGAAACGCCAAAGCAGTGGCTGAATTCACTGAAAACAGTACTGAATGAAATAGGCCCTGAACCCAAGGTTTGGGAAATATTTAGGGGCGATAGCTTTCAGGTGGAAGTTACCGACCCGAAAAAAGCCCTGCTCACAACACTCAAAATAAAAGCAGCCCTGCGCAGTGCGGTAAACCTGGATGTACGCATGGCTATTGGCATAGGCGAAAAAAGCTATAATGCCACCAAAATAACCGAAGCCAACGGTGATGCCTTTGTAAGAGCGGGAGAGCTTTTTGAAAATCTAAAGAAACACACTTTAGCCCTAAGCTCACCTTGGACAGATGTGGATAGCCAAATGAATTTGAACATAGAATTGGCCCTGTTGACAATAGATAATTGGACGCAAAATTCAGCTAAAACAGTTCAACTTTCCATTGCACACCCTAAAGCCACACAAAGTGATTTGGCAAAAATGCTGAACATATCGCAAAGCAGTGTAAGCGAGCGGCAAAAGCGAGCTGGCTTTGACGAAATCATGAAAATGAACCAGAGATATGAACTTCTTATTTCTCAAAAACTAAAAGAAATATGA
- a CDS encoding FUSC family protein, with product MSITKQKIAAFLKSPDFFKGLVLALAMVIPLFIGYSLDYTSWGLSIAIGVLLSSTSDVQGNFRHKVIGIITSASLAAVSTILISLVHDSWLLLPSFTILIFCISLISVYGFRASLVAFSGMLAMVLTFVHPHSGFDLLLHAGFIFTGGIWYLSLSVLLAHILPLKHTEVLLATSMELIAKYMRIRAELALGNDNPEKQTKRLLELHELINTNLETLREILLTARAESGSSNLSRRYLLIFIELVDMMELAVANSANYRSVDDKFSKYPEIIDPYVDIIFELARQLEHIGEALQSNIKLETNSALQSLLKDAEESVELYVQKVGMPKAREGALMLRNLLDYEEKQVQKLVSIERILQNLVSKNHLLKIKDSQKFITQQDYSFKVLVENFGLQSPIFRHSLRLAITVLIGYFIGSIFQIQNSYWILLTIIVIMRPNYGLTKQRSKHRIIGTLIGAGIASVIVLLTQNTIIYGVLAAISLVLAFSFIQKNYRTSAIFITLNIVFVYALLQPDAFNVIQYRVLDTVTGAALAVIANFLILPSWEFMNVNSFIEKSIEANCKYLKEIDQYYHNKKSLPPTSYKLSRKQAFLSLGNLNAAFQRMAQDPPAKQKNIGDLFEIVALNQTFLSASASLGTFIQNHDTLPASTHFETYIEHIQQNLNAAIATLNKEEHRESADPSKIKEASKILESKFESLSAKREQQIEDGQTEISDDLRLRLQESRLIADQLKWLHNLSENLKRVVSNYTR from the coding sequence GTGAGCATCACCAAACAAAAAATAGCTGCATTCTTAAAAAGCCCTGACTTTTTCAAAGGTTTGGTATTGGCTTTAGCTATGGTCATTCCTCTTTTTATTGGCTATTCTCTGGACTATACCTCTTGGGGTCTTAGCATTGCCATTGGAGTTTTACTGAGCTCTACTTCTGATGTTCAGGGAAACTTTAGACATAAAGTTATCGGGATCATTACTTCTGCATCACTTGCGGCTGTATCAACCATCTTGATAAGCTTAGTACACGATTCATGGCTGCTCCTGCCCTCTTTCACTATTCTTATTTTCTGTATTTCCCTTATTTCGGTTTATGGTTTCCGTGCTTCCTTGGTAGCCTTTTCGGGAATGTTGGCCATGGTACTCACTTTTGTCCATCCTCATTCAGGTTTTGACTTGCTCTTACATGCCGGGTTCATTTTTACAGGAGGCATTTGGTATCTAAGCCTATCTGTTCTTTTGGCTCATATTTTACCACTTAAGCATACCGAAGTTTTGCTCGCAACATCTATGGAGCTAATCGCAAAATATATGCGCATTCGGGCCGAATTAGCTTTGGGAAATGATAATCCGGAAAAGCAAACAAAGCGGCTATTAGAGCTTCACGAACTCATAAATACAAACCTGGAAACTCTGCGAGAAATACTTCTTACCGCCAGAGCAGAGTCTGGTTCATCCAACCTTAGCAGGCGTTATTTATTGATTTTTATTGAATTGGTAGATATGATGGAATTAGCCGTAGCTAACTCTGCCAATTATCGTAGTGTAGATGATAAGTTCAGTAAGTACCCTGAAATAATTGATCCTTACGTTGATATCATTTTTGAATTAGCGAGGCAACTTGAACACATTGGAGAAGCTTTGCAGTCAAACATTAAGCTGGAAACTAACTCGGCTTTACAATCTTTATTAAAAGATGCTGAAGAAAGCGTGGAATTGTATGTGCAAAAAGTGGGAATGCCTAAGGCCCGTGAAGGTGCTTTGATGCTTCGAAACCTTTTGGACTACGAAGAAAAGCAAGTGCAAAAACTTGTTTCCATTGAGCGAATCCTTCAAAACTTAGTTAGCAAGAATCACTTACTCAAAATAAAGGATAGCCAAAAATTCATCACCCAACAGGACTACTCTTTTAAAGTGCTAGTCGAAAATTTTGGACTTCAATCGCCCATTTTCAGGCACTCGTTGCGTTTGGCCATCACTGTTTTAATAGGCTACTTTATTGGTAGCATTTTTCAAATTCAAAATTCATACTGGATACTCCTTACCATAATTGTGATCATGCGCCCCAATTATGGCCTCACCAAGCAGCGGTCTAAGCATCGTATTATTGGAACTTTAATAGGCGCGGGCATTGCATCGGTAATCGTATTGCTTACGCAAAACACTATTATTTATGGAGTATTGGCGGCCATCTCTTTGGTGTTGGCATTTTCTTTTATTCAAAAAAACTATAGAACATCGGCCATTTTTATCACCCTCAATATTGTATTTGTATACGCTCTTTTACAGCCCGATGCCTTCAATGTAATTCAATATCGTGTGCTTGATACTGTTACTGGCGCTGCCCTTGCCGTGATTGCCAATTTCCTGATTCTCCCTTCTTGGGAATTTATGAATGTCAACAGTTTTATTGAAAAGAGCATTGAGGCAAACTGCAAGTATCTTAAAGAAATTGATCAGTATTATCACAATAAGAAAAGCTTACCTCCCACATCGTACAAGTTGTCTCGCAAGCAAGCATTTTTAAGCTTGGGTAATCTCAATGCCGCTTTTCAGCGAATGGCACAAGACCCTCCCGCCAAGCAAAAAAATATTGGTGACTTGTTTGAAATTGTAGCGCTGAATCAGACTTTTCTTTCTGCCTCAGCCTCACTGGGAACTTTCATCCAAAACCATGATACCCTCCCTGCCTCTACTCACTTTGAAACGTATATTGAACATATTCAGCAAAATCTAAATGCAGCTATTGCCACTTTAAATAAAGAGGAACACAGAGAAAGTGCTGATCCTTCAAAAATTAAGGAAGCCAGTAAAATTCTTGAATCAAAGTTTGAAAGCCTTTCGGCTAAAAGAGAACAACAAATTGAGGATGGACAAACCGAAATTAGCGATGATTTACGCTTACGTCTCCAAGAATCTCGGTTGATTGCCGATCAGTTAAAGTGGCTGCACAACCTTTCGGAAAACCTAAAACGAGTAGTTAGCAATTATACCCGATAA
- a CDS encoding SulP family inorganic anion transporter, whose translation MRAKIINFLQYDKKKGNLKDELLSGITVALALVPEAIAFSFIAGLSPLVGLYSAFFIGIITSIFGGRPGMISGATGAIAVVLVSLVINHGREYVFAAVILMGVIQILVGVFKLGKFIRLVPQSVIYGFVNGLAIIIFMSQFGQFKIGNEPDSPWMSGNSLYIMLGLIAVTMLIIHFMPKLTKAVPSSLTAIVVISLLVIGLDIPTKTIGDLASVSGSFPSLALPNVPFTWETLEIVFPYALIMAGVGLIESLLTLTLIDEITETRGSGNKESFAQGLANFVTGFFGGMGGCAMIGQSLINVNAGGRSRISGIVAALGLLSIVLFVGPVIEMIPMAALVGLMFMVAIGTFEWATLRVFGKVPVSDIIVMLVVILITVFLHNLALAVLIGVVISALVFAWENAKRIRARKHIDENGVKHYEIFGPLFFGCISTFNDKFDVNNDPDEVVIDFRESRVVDLSAIEALNKLTEKYLKAGKKLHLRHLSPDCIAMLKNAEKIVDVNILEDPDYKVVADRATV comes from the coding sequence ATGCGCGCCAAAATCATCAACTTTTTACAGTACGACAAAAAGAAAGGAAACCTTAAGGATGAACTTCTTTCGGGTATAACCGTAGCATTAGCGTTGGTTCCCGAGGCTATCGCGTTTTCATTTATCGCAGGCCTCTCTCCACTTGTTGGTCTTTATTCAGCATTTTTCATTGGTATTATCACCTCTATTTTTGGAGGTCGCCCAGGAATGATTTCGGGGGCAACTGGCGCTATTGCAGTTGTTTTGGTTTCCCTTGTTATCAATCATGGTCGTGAGTATGTTTTTGCTGCAGTAATCCTCATGGGGGTAATACAAATATTGGTTGGTGTTTTTAAACTCGGTAAGTTTATTCGCTTAGTACCTCAGTCCGTGATATATGGTTTTGTGAATGGCTTGGCCATCATTATTTTTATGTCTCAGTTTGGTCAATTCAAAATTGGCAACGAGCCTGACAGCCCATGGATGAGCGGTAATTCTCTTTATATAATGCTTGGCTTGATAGCAGTTACCATGCTTATTATTCATTTTATGCCAAAGCTTACTAAAGCCGTTCCATCATCACTTACTGCTATTGTTGTGATTTCACTTTTGGTAATTGGCCTTGATATTCCTACCAAAACTATTGGTGACTTAGCCTCTGTATCAGGCTCCTTCCCTAGCCTTGCCTTGCCAAACGTTCCATTTACATGGGAAACTTTAGAAATCGTTTTCCCTTATGCCTTAATTATGGCGGGTGTTGGTCTGATAGAAAGTCTATTAACTCTTACTCTTATCGATGAAATCACGGAAACACGTGGTAGCGGGAATAAGGAGTCTTTTGCTCAGGGATTGGCAAATTTTGTAACAGGTTTTTTTGGCGGAATGGGCGGTTGCGCCATGATTGGCCAAAGTTTAATCAACGTAAATGCTGGTGGTAGAAGTCGTATTTCTGGAATTGTAGCCGCACTTGGATTGTTGAGCATAGTACTTTTTGTAGGTCCTGTAATTGAGATGATTCCTATGGCTGCTTTGGTTGGACTAATGTTCATGGTAGCCATCGGAACCTTTGAATGGGCCACACTTCGCGTATTTGGTAAAGTTCCCGTTTCTGATATTATTGTGATGTTAGTGGTGATTCTAATTACCGTATTTCTTCACAACTTAGCCCTAGCCGTACTTATTGGTGTTGTTATTTCAGCATTAGTGTTTGCCTGGGAAAATGCAAAACGTATTCGTGCCCGCAAGCATATTGATGAAAACGGTGTGAAGCACTACGAAATATTTGGACCATTATTCTTTGGTTGTATTTCTACTTTCAATGATAAGTTTGATGTAAATAATGATCCAGACGAAGTGGTTATAGACTTCCGCGAAAGCCGTGTGGTAGATTTATCAGCTATTGAAGCTTTGAATAAATTGACCGAGAAATACCTCAAAGCAGGCAAGAAACTTCATTTACGCCACCTCAGCCCAGACTGTATTGCCATGCTAAAAAATGCAGAAAAGATTGTTGACGTAAATATTCTGGAAGACCCTGACTACAAAGTGGTAGCAGACCGAGCCACTGTTTAA
- a CDS encoding MltF family protein: MQKPYFLLLLAFATLLSSCGSSEPESSEIALNDEPSIVMRDINEIREDGYLTAIAIYNSTSYFLYKGEPLGFEYELLSELAKELKLELRIRVAEDIDDLFTMLNNGEGDIIAYGLSITESRKKLINFTEPHYVTHQALVQRKPDNWRSLPGYKLDDKLIDDPLELIDKTVHVRRNSSYYERLQNLAKEVGGNIDIQTVSGDKTTDEIIKMVVDGEIDYTVSDYNIAALNQTYYPILDVETQISFSQQIAWGVRKNSPLLLQAVNMWLKKIKQKSSYRVLYNKYFKNRKSYQRRIKSDFYSKNSGKISQYDEIIKKHAAPLGWDWRLLSSLIYQESRFEPQATSWAGAGGLMQIMPSTAQDLGLKDISHPDQNIQAGSIYLKKLWNNWKKIPDSVQRTKFVMASYNCGLGHVRDAQRLATAFGENPLLWDDNVEDYVLKLSSREYYTNPVVRYGFVRGLEPYLYVKEIFLRYDHYKKFIPLAEPKKPAVASQ, encoded by the coding sequence ATGCAAAAACCCTACTTTCTGCTGCTTCTTGCGTTTGCTACTTTGCTTAGTTCCTGTGGTTCTTCTGAGCCGGAATCAAGTGAAATAGCTCTCAATGATGAGCCGTCAATAGTAATGCGGGATATTAATGAGATTAGGGAAGACGGGTATCTTACAGCAATCGCCATTTATAATTCTACCAGCTATTTTCTTTACAAAGGAGAACCCTTGGGTTTTGAATATGAACTACTTTCCGAATTGGCCAAAGAGCTCAAACTTGAACTGCGCATAAGGGTTGCAGAGGATATTGATGACCTTTTTACCATGCTGAATAATGGTGAGGGTGACATCATCGCTTATGGATTATCTATTACTGAATCTCGTAAAAAGCTTATCAACTTTACCGAACCTCATTATGTAACCCACCAGGCTTTGGTGCAGCGCAAACCTGACAACTGGAGAAGTTTGCCGGGCTACAAGCTAGATGACAAATTGATTGATGACCCCCTTGAACTTATTGACAAAACGGTGCATGTAAGGCGTAATTCTTCTTACTACGAACGCCTTCAAAATTTGGCGAAAGAAGTTGGCGGAAACATTGATATTCAAACTGTTTCTGGAGACAAGACTACAGATGAAATAATAAAAATGGTGGTAGATGGCGAAATTGATTACACAGTGTCCGATTACAATATTGCTGCTCTTAATCAAACCTACTACCCTATTCTCGATGTAGAAACACAAATTAGTTTTTCCCAACAAATAGCTTGGGGTGTTCGCAAAAATAGCCCGCTACTGCTACAGGCAGTAAATATGTGGCTCAAAAAAATTAAGCAAAAGTCTTCCTACAGGGTACTTTACAACAAGTATTTTAAAAACCGTAAATCTTACCAAAGACGTATTAAAAGTGACTTTTACAGTAAAAACTCTGGAAAAATTAGCCAGTATGATGAAATTATAAAAAAACATGCCGCACCCCTCGGCTGGGATTGGAGACTTCTAAGTTCTTTGATTTATCAAGAGTCAAGATTTGAACCACAAGCTACCTCGTGGGCTGGAGCCGGAGGTTTAATGCAAATAATGCCTTCCACTGCCCAGGATTTAGGCCTCAAAGATATTTCTCATCCTGATCAAAATATTCAAGCGGGCTCTATTTATCTAAAGAAACTCTGGAACAATTGGAAGAAAATTCCAGATTCGGTGCAGCGAACCAAATTTGTAATGGCTTCTTACAATTGTGGACTGGGCCACGTTCGTGATGCCCAGCGTTTGGCTACAGCATTTGGGGAAAACCCACTACTATGGGATGATAATGTTGAAGACTATGTTCTCAAGCTTTCAAGCCGTGAATACTATACAAACCCAGTGGTTCGCTATGGCTTTGTACGCGGATTAGAGCCTTATTTGTATGTGAAAGAGATCTTTTTGCGTTACGATCATTACAAGAAGTTCATCCCCTTAGCTGAGCCTAAGAAACCTGCTGTTGCCAGCCAGTAA
- a CDS encoding pyridoxal phosphate-dependent decarboxylase family protein, with translation MKWKKQTREEIKTRVFSALDENRNYDSDYILGIPGSYLDTEQFYRDADFLKDAPYLKTFINNPNHIGCHTLTEDKGEDLFRGTQKMEIELIDLVSEEIMNAGPKEIDGYVAPGGTEANIQALWIYRNYYKKEFKAKNAEIGVIFSTDSHYSFYKGCNLLSINPLPVEVDFETRQIDPQNLKATLEKAKEACIKYLVINVNMSTTMFGSVDDLEAILPIIKQSGLPYKVHADGAFGGFIYPFTNPDNPLDFRNPEITSITLDAHKMLMAPYGTGMFLIRKDWMHYAATEEAQYVQGLDYTICGSRNGAQAVSIWMILTTHGPKGWRKNIQSLMDEADRLCREFYDLGIPYFRNPHMNIITTKAGFIPEDLCYKYRLVSDDYTGKAKWWKIVVMPHTKGEVIDRFLEEVKTRLKK, from the coding sequence ATGAAGTGGAAAAAGCAAACCAGAGAAGAAATTAAGACACGTGTATTTAGTGCCTTAGATGAGAATAGAAACTATGATTCCGATTATATTTTAGGAATTCCAGGATCATATTTAGATACGGAGCAGTTTTATCGCGATGCAGATTTTCTTAAAGATGCGCCTTATTTAAAAACCTTCATCAATAACCCAAACCACATTGGCTGCCATACCCTTACCGAGGATAAAGGTGAGGACCTTTTTAGGGGAACACAGAAGATGGAGATCGAGTTGATCGATTTAGTTTCTGAAGAAATAATGAATGCTGGCCCAAAAGAGATTGATGGTTACGTAGCGCCAGGTGGAACGGAAGCAAATATTCAAGCACTTTGGATTTATCGCAACTATTATAAAAAGGAGTTTAAAGCCAAAAATGCTGAAATAGGAGTGATTTTCAGTACCGATAGCCACTACTCATTTTACAAAGGTTGTAATCTGCTTAGTATCAATCCACTTCCTGTGGAGGTGGATTTTGAGACTAGGCAAATTGATCCTCAAAACCTGAAAGCCACTCTAGAAAAGGCTAAGGAAGCCTGTATCAAATATTTGGTAATAAATGTAAACATGAGCACCACTATGTTTGGCTCGGTGGATGATTTGGAGGCTATTTTACCAATAATAAAACAAAGTGGATTGCCTTATAAAGTACATGCTGATGGTGCTTTTGGGGGATTTATCTATCCTTTTACTAATCCAGATAATCCATTAGATTTTAGAAATCCAGAAATTACGAGTATCACTTTGGATGCGCATAAAATGCTAATGGCTCCCTACGGAACAGGCATGTTTTTGATCCGAAAGGACTGGATGCATTATGCAGCTACTGAAGAAGCTCAATATGTGCAGGGCTTGGATTATACCATCTGTGGCAGCCGTAATGGAGCACAAGCCGTCTCTATTTGGATGATTCTAACAACTCACGGCCCAAAAGGATGGCGTAAAAATATCCAAAGCCTGATGGATGAAGCTGATCGCTTATGCAGAGAGTTTTACGACTTGGGAATCCCATACTTTAGAAATCCGCATATGAATATTATAACCACCAAAGCAGGTTTTATTCCAGAAGACTTATGCTATAAGTATCGTTTAGTTTCTGATGATTATACAGGAAAAGCCAAGTGGTGGAAAATTGTAGTCATGCCGCACACCAAAGGCGAGGTGATAGATAGATTTTTGGAAGAAGTGAAAACTAGACTAAAAAAATAG
- a CDS encoding DUF3307 domain-containing protein, whose protein sequence is MTFFLTILLAHLLGDFGLQPAKWVKDKMQRKHRSPKLYFHIGIHALLLLVLLSFDFQYWLGILIIVVSHLLIDILKINLQGKYNSRLLFFGDQFLHILVLIGVTQIYFPDFINFPALWSENLLLLATAVSLLTFVSSILIKVLISNWSPATEDDKDDSLAKAGTYIGMLERLFVFGFVISGHWEAIGFLIAAKSVFRFGDLKESKDRKLTEYILIGTLVSFGIAILVGVLFIAIQE, encoded by the coding sequence ATGACATTTTTTCTCACCATATTATTAGCTCACCTTCTTGGGGATTTTGGTCTGCAACCCGCAAAATGGGTAAAGGATAAAATGCAGCGTAAGCACCGCTCGCCTAAGCTTTATTTCCACATTGGCATACATGCTCTACTCCTTTTGGTATTATTAAGTTTTGATTTTCAGTACTGGCTGGGAATACTCATTATAGTAGTAAGCCACCTGTTAATTGACATTTTAAAAATAAACCTACAAGGCAAATACAACAGCCGATTACTCTTTTTTGGTGACCAGTTTTTACACATTCTGGTGCTTATTGGAGTTACCCAAATTTACTTTCCTGACTTTATAAACTTCCCGGCACTTTGGAGCGAAAACCTACTGCTACTAGCTACTGCGGTTTCGTTACTCACTTTTGTTTCTTCCATTTTGATTAAGGTCCTAATCTCAAACTGGAGCCCTGCCACCGAAGATGACAAAGACGATTCATTGGCAAAAGCCGGCACCTATATAGGAATGCTGGAACGCCTTTTTGTTTTTGGATTTGTAATCTCCGGCCACTGGGAAGCCATCGGTTTTTTGATTGCTGCAAAATCTGTTTTTCGCTTTGGCGACCTAAAAGAATCTAAAGACCGAAAACTTACAGAATACATACTCATTGGCACACTTGTAAGTTTTGGAATCGCCATTTTAGTTGGAGTTTTATTTATTGCTATTCAAGAATAA